One genomic region from Rosa rugosa chromosome 1, drRosRugo1.1, whole genome shotgun sequence encodes:
- the LOC133726788 gene encoding membrane-anchored ubiquitin-fold protein 4 yields MPEEDLVELKFRLYDGSDIGPFRYSPASTVAMLKERIVTEWPKDKKISPKGANDIKLINAGKILENNKTVGQCRVPFGELPRGIITMHVVVQPSVAKAKTEKKIDEAPRKHICSCSIL; encoded by the exons ATGCCGGAGGAGGACTTGGTCGAGCTCAAGTTCCGACTCTATGACGGATCGGATATCGGTCCTTTCCGCTACTCCCCGGCCTCTACAGTGGCAATGCTTAAGGAGAGAATCGTCACCGAGTGGCCTAAAG ATAAAAAAATTTCACCAAAAGGAGCAAACGACATAAAATTGATAAATGCTGGGAAGATCTTGGAAAACAACAAGACTGTTGGCCAGTGTAGAGTACCATTTGGAGAGCTTCCAAGAGGAATTATCACCATGCATGTTGTTGTTCAGCCTTCTGtagcaaaagcaaaaacag AAAAGAAGATTGATGAGGCCCCGAGGAAACACATATGTTCATGTTCAATATTGTAA
- the LOC133726787 gene encoding GRAS family protein RAM1-like: protein MMMNSHCGSMGSIKSENSCSDFKPTSPNESTIMSEPPKKATSTTTTAVSSSDMMDHSTTSLTPPSLNFPALKFELEGDVEVESPDHSIWESLFSEQFDTDFMVLSPVANTNNNLPNSPRTFGYNGQAIQGQTSFSGCSPPRFGSPPLGAFSRDNSKGKGLSPLRRVFNSPVNYIQQEPENLQSLPPASIEDFLDDYQRDGFVAAYSDPNLNPTTTCTSKMSGGGSNLSSQSYHNPMVSMDCNMSTTMQNPSRFSRSVSETSLGTACNSQMTQESRGGGAYQQMGSNCGAPLSQQLMHERQQEKQHMQMHPQKQHHNNHNYNMMAPSLPPVAPEPEQDSGLQLVHLLLACAEAVAKEDYMLARRYLHHLNQVVSALGDSMQRVAACFTEALSARLAATLTTNPSALAPKPFSPFPPNSLEILKIYQIVYQACPYVKFAHFTANQAIFEAFESEERVHVIDLDILQGYQWPAFMQALAARSGGAPFLRITGVGPCLEAVKETGRCLTELAISLHVPFEFHAVGEQLEDLKPHMFNRRIGEALAVNTVNRLHRVPGNCLGNLLAMIRDQAPNIVTLVEQEASHNGPYFLGRFLEALHYYSAIFDSLDATFPPDSAQRAKVEQYIFAPEIRNIVACEGAERTERHERLEKWRKIMEGKGFKSVPLSANAVTQSKILLGLYSCDGYRMTEDKGCLLLGWQDRSIMAASAWRC from the exons ATGATGATGAACTCTCATTGTGGAAGCATGGGTTCGATCAAGAGTGAGAACTCATGCAGCGATTTCAAACCAACTTCTCCCAACGAATCAACAATAATGTCCGAACCACCAAAGAAAGCAACGAGTACTACCACTACTGCTGTGTCTTCCTCCGACATGATGGATCACAGTACTACTAGCTTAACCCCACCGAGCCTCAACTTCCCAGCTCTCAAATTCGAGCTAGAAGGCGACGTCGAAGTTGAATCACCAGACCATTCCATATGGGAGTCGTTGTTTTCCGAACAATTTGATACTGATTTCATGGTGTTGTCCCCGGTGGCAAACACGAACAATAATCTACCCAACTCCCCTCGTACTTTCGGTTACAATGGTCAGGCGATTCAGGGACAGACTAGCTTTTCGGGCTGCTCTCCTCCTCGCTTTGGTTCACCTCCGCTCGGAGCTTTCAGCAGGGACAACAGCAAAGGAAAGGGACTAAGTCCACTCCGGAGGGTTTTCAACTCTCCCGTGAATTACATACAGCAAGAGCCGGAGAACCTGCAGTCGCTACCACCAGCGTCAATCGAAGACTTCTTGGATGACTATCAAAGAGACGGCTTTGTAGCAGCGTATAGTGACCCTAACCTTAACCCAACAACCACATGCACATCAAAGATGTCAGGAGGAGGAAGCAATTTGTCCTCGCAATCTTATCACAACCCAATGGTTTCAATGGATTGCAACATGTCAACAACCATGCAAAACCCTTCCAGGTTTTCGCGATCGGTGAGCGAAACATCGTTAGGTACGGCGTGTAACTCTCAAATGACCCAAGAGTCGAGGGGTGGTGGAGCATATCAGCAGATGGGATCCAACTGTGGTGCACCGTTATCACAGCAGTTGATGCACGAACGCCAGCAAGAGAAGCAACACATGCAGATGCACCCACAAAAGCAACACCACAACAACCACAATTACAATATGATGGCGCCTTCTCTTCCTCCTGTTGCACCTGAGCCG GAACAAGACAGTGGTCTCCAACTGGTTCATCTCCTTCTTGCTTGTGCAGAAGCTGTTGCGAAAGAAGATTACATGTTAGCAAGAAGGTATCTCCACCACCTCAATCAAGTGGTGTCGGCTCTTGGCGACTCCATGCAACGTGTTGCCGCCTGCTTCACAGAAGCCTTAAGCGCACGCCTTGCCGCAACTCTAACCACCAATCCAAGTGCTTTGGCGCCCAAGCCCTTCTCTCCTTTCCCTCCCAACTCCCTAGAAATCCTCAAGATATACCAAATTGTCTACCAAGCCTGCCCCTACGTCAAATTCGCTCACTTCACCGCTAACCAAGCCATTTTCGAGGCTTTTGAGTCCGAAGAACGTGTGCATGTTATTGACCTCGATATTCTTCAAGGTTATCAATGGCCAGCTTTCATGCAAGCCCTAGCAGCCCGATCGGGCGGTGCCCCATTTCTCCGAATAACTGGAGTCGGTCCATGCTTAGAGGCGGTGAAAGAGACGGGCCGGTGTTTGACCGAATTAGCCATCTCTCTTCACGTCCCCTTTGAGTTTCATGCAGTTGGAGAACAACTAGAAGACCTCAAACCACACATGTTCAACCGAAGAATAGGCGAAGCCCTAGCAGTGAACACCGTCAACCGTCTCCACCGCGTTCCGGGGAACTGTCTCGGCAACTTACTAGCCATGATCCGTGACCAAGCACCCAACATTGTGACCCTAGTGGAACAAGAGGCCAGCCACAATGGACCCTACTTTTTGGGCAGGTTCCTCGAAGCCCTACACTATTACTCGGCGATTTTCGACTCGTTGGACGCCACGTTCCCACCGGACTCGGCGCAAAGGGCGAAGGTGGAGCAGTACATATTTGCGCCGGAGATACGGAACATTGTAGCATGTGAAGGAGCCGAGAGGACGGAGAGGCACGAGAGGCTTGAGAAGTGGAGGAAAATAATGGAAGGGAAGGGTTTCAAAAGCGTGCCACTGAGTGCGAACGCGGTGACTCAGTCGAAGATATTGCTGGGTTTGTACTCGTGCGACGGCTATAGAATGACGGAGGACAAAGGTTGCTTGCTGTTGGGGTGGCAAGACCGGTCTATTATGGCGGCGTCTGCATGGAGATGCTAG
- the LOC133726785 gene encoding glutaredoxin-C5-like, which produces MHYQTESWGSYMATSSYGDSLERIERMASENAVVIFSISSCCMCHAIKRLFCGMGVNPTVYELDEDPRGGKDLEKALMRILGTSNAVPVVFIGGKLVGTMDRVMASHINGSLVPLLKEAGALWL; this is translated from the coding sequence ATGCATTACCAAACTGAGTCATGGGGTTCTTACATGGCCACGAGCAGTTACGGTGATTCACTGGAGCGCATAGAGAGGATGGCGTCGGAGAACGCGGTGGTGATATTCAGCATCAGCAGCTGTTGTATGTGTCACGCCATCAAGAGGCTCTTCTGCGGCATGGGGGTCAATCCAACGGTGTACGAGCTCGACGAGGATCCCAGAGGAGGCAAGGACTTGGAGAAGGCTCTGATGAGGATCTTGGGGACCTCCAACGCTGTGCCGGTGGTCTTTATCGGTGGGAAGCTCGTCGGAACCATGGACAGAGTCATGGCCTCGCACATTAATGGCTCGCTCGTCCCTCTTCTCAAAGAGGCTGGGGCTCTCTGGCTCTGA
- the LOC133707500 gene encoding uncharacterized protein LOC133707500 yields MNPVILFLISSMFFQSAILGGESARAKAEKGNSQIIVMGLVYCDICSNNTFSPHSYFIPGAEVKINCIFKAVSPRIAEHISFSANRTTNRYGVYKLEIPSVEGIKCAEDSAIVSSCQASLMRSGSPACNVPGYKSTSDEIAIKSKEANLCIYSLNALNFRPSRRDIALCGKKKIN; encoded by the exons ATGAATCCAGTAATTCTCTTTCTTATTTCCTCTATGTTTTTTCAGTCAGCTATTCTGGGAGGTGAATCAGCAAGGGCTAAGGCAGAAAAAGGTAACTCCCAGATTATTGTAATGGGCCTTGTTTACTGTGACATCTGCTCCAACAACACCTTCTCCCCTCACAGCTACTTCATTCCAG GTGCTGAGGTTAAAATAAATTGCATATTCAAAGCAGTGTCACCAAGAATTGCAGAACACATATCATTCTCAGCGAATAGAACTACAAACAGGTATGGGGTGTACAAGTTGGAAATCCCATCAGTTGAGGGAATCAAATGTGCAGAAGATTCTGCGATAGTTTCTTCCTGCCAGGCAAGCTTAATGCGGAGTGGATCTCCAGCTTGTAATGTTCCTGGTTACAAATCCACATCAGATGAAATAGCAATCAAATCAAAGGAAGCTAATCTCTGCATCTACAGCCTCAATGCTTTGAATTTCAGACCATCAAGGAGAGACATTGCCTTATGTGgcaagaaaaaaattaattag